A region from the Aphis gossypii isolate Hap1 chromosome 1, ASM2018417v2, whole genome shotgun sequence genome encodes:
- the LOC114121997 gene encoding nucleolar protein 58 isoform X2: protein MLVLFETSAGYAIFKLLDENKLKNVSDLYSHFESPEATTKIIKLKHFQKFDDTTEALASAASLIEGKLCKSLKKVIKSHVNSSDSLMVADPKLGAAIKEKFNISCVSSSSAADLLRCIRSQFENLLVGLPKKDLTAMSLGLAHSLSRYKLKFSPDKIDTMIVQAIGLLDELDKEVNNYIMRCREWYGWHFPELGKILTDNLEYVKTIKTLGMRENAKSIDLSSILSPALEDQVKTAAEISMGTEIAEDDIQHIVQMCDEILDISTYRASLSDYLKSRMMAVAPNVTVLLGDLVGARMLAQGGSLVNVAKMPASTIQLCGAEKALFRALKKKHDTPKYGLIYHSSLVGRATAKVKGRMSRMLAAKVALAARFDAFGESETINLDLGTNHLANLEYKLRLMEEGSMTRISGTAKAKAKFEKYQVKREIVQYSAAADSTIPSNKRKIEDADIKEEYSEAAIKKDIKQEPEAQQPPKKKKKKNKDQTNGEDKSINNGADISVKSEQESILTEEQTPKSKKKKKKRELQEESVTEENVVENVPKKKKKSLVVDTSVTEVVTESGKKKKKKKKDQ from the exons atgttgGTTCTATTCGAAACTTCAGCCGGATACGCTATATTTAAG TTACTTGacgaaaacaaattaaaaaatgtcagcGATCTGTACAGCCACTTCGAGTCACCAGAAGCaactacaaaaat tataaagctaaaacattttcaaaaatttgatgACACCACAGAAGCTTTAGCGTCAGCTGCTTCCTTAATTGAAGGAAAATTATGCAAATCCCTAAAGAAA GTTATTAAATCACATGTCAACAGTAGTGATTCATTAATGGTTGCTGACCCAAAACTTGGTGCAgctattaaagaaaaatttaatatcagttGTGTTTCAAGTTCTTCTGCAGCAGATTTATTACGATGCATTCGGTCtcagtttgaaaatttattggtTGGTCTTCCTAAAAAAGACTTAACTGCTATGTCCTTAGGTCTTGctcatag tttgtcACGATATAAGCTAAAATTTAGCCCAGATAAAATTGATACAATGATTGTTCAAGCAATTGGACTATTGGATGAACTTGATAAagaagtaaataattacattatgcGATGTAGAGAATGGTATGGTTGGCATTTCCCAGAGCTTGGAAAGATTCTTACAGACAATTTAGAATATgttaaaacaatcaaaacaCTTG GTATGAGAGAAAATGCCAAATCAATAGATTTATCTTCAATTTTAAGTCCTGCTTTAGAGGACCAAGTTAAGACTGCTGCAGAAATATCTATGGGAACTGAGATTGCTGAAGATGATATACAGCATATAGTACAAATGTGTGATGAG atattagatatatcCACTTACCGAGCATCGCTatctgattatttaaaatctcgaATGATGGCTGTAGCACCCAATGTAACTGTACTTCTTGGTGATCTAGTTGGAGCTAGAATGTTGGCTCAAGGAG GATCTTTAGTAAATGTTGCTAAAATGCCTGCATCCACGATTCAACTTTGTGGTGCTGAAAAAGCATTATTTAGAGCTTTGAAAAAGAAACACGATACACCTAAATATGGTCTTATTTATCATTCCAGCTTGGTTGGTCGAGCAACTGCTAAAGTTAAAGGAAGG ATGTCTCGTATGTTAGCAGCAAAAGTGGCTCTTGCTGCACGGTTTGATGCATTTGGCGAATctgaaacaattaatttagatttggGTACTAATCATTTGGctaatttagaatataaactTCGTCTTATGGAAGAAGGTTCTATGACAAGAATAAGTGGAACTGCTAAAGCAAAagctaaatttgaaaaatatcaagttaaaag AGAAATAGTACAGTATTCGGCTGCAGCTGATTCTACTATTCCTAgtaataaacgtaaaatagAAGACGCCGATATAAAAGAAGAATATTCAGAGGCTGCGATTAAAAAAGATATCAAACAAGAACCAGAAg CCCAACAACCTCcaaaaaagaagaagaagaaaaataagGATCAAACTAATGGTGAAGATAAATCCATTAATAATGGTGCGGATATTTCTGTTAAAAGTGAACAAGAATCGATATTAACTGAGG agcaAACACCAAAATCtaaaaagaagaagaagaagagaGAACTTCAAGAAGAGTCGGTAACAGAAGAGAATGTAGTTG AAAATGTACCtaaaaagaagaagaaatcACTTGTCGTTGATACTTCAGTTACTGAAGTAGTTA ctgAATCAGGtaaaaagaagaagaagaagaagaaagaTCAAtag
- the LOC114122007 gene encoding eukaryotic translation initiation factor 1A, X-chromosomal-like, which translates to MPKNKGKGGKNRRRGKNENETEKRELVFKEDGQEYAQVTKMLGNGRLEAMCFDGVKRLCHIRGKLRKKVWINQADIVLIGLREYQDTKADVILKYTPDEARNLKTYGEFPETVRINDTVTFVDDGLDEDIEFGDDISDDEEADNAVDNI; encoded by the exons ATGCCCAAAAATAAAG gAAAGGGAGGTAAAAATCGTAGGCGTGGTAAAAACGAAAATGAAACCGAAAAGCGTGAATTGGTATTCAAAGAAGACGGccaag aatATGCTCAAGTTACCAAAATGTTGGGAAATGGTCGTTTAGAAGCCATGTGCTTTGATGGTGTCAAACGACTTTGTCACATACGAGGAAAACTTAGGaaaaag GTGTGGATTAATCAAGctgatatagtattaataggtTTACGTGAATATCAAGACACAAAAGCTGatgtaattttgaagtatacACCAGATGAAGCTCGTAACTTGAAAACATATGGAGAATTTCCTGAAACTG TTCGCATCAATGATACAGTCACATTTGTTGATGATGGATTGGATGAAGATATTGAATTCGGAGATGATATTAGCGATGACGAAGAAGCAGACAATGCTGTTGATAAT atttaa
- the LOC114121998 gene encoding DNA/RNA-binding protein KIN17: MGKGRAEPGTPKYIANKIKSKGLQKLRWFCQMCNKQCRDENGFKCHTMSESHQRQLLLFADNAGRYLSDFSYEFSKGFLFLLKRQFGTKRVKANKVYQEYISDRNHLHMNATQWTTLTGFVKWLGKTGKCVVDETDEGWFITYIDRDPATIELEEKMRRKEKAEKDDKEREMDFLQRQIREGQKKESTEKQPEDGNTKELIREEDEKLSLNLKIDTFKKPAVAPIKNVLSTAGSDRMSMISKSSSRKSEKRKISALEEIIQQETKKKNYMKKDYWLLENIVVKVTTKTLGLEYLGKKGVVLKVIDKYGCMVKLFDPKVKLKLDQNHVETVIPNVGGRVIVVNGMHVGREAEIIKIDSDNFCVDIKIKSGPAIGKIITRLPFEDICKQHIAEL; this comes from the exons ATGGGTAAGGGTCGAGCAGAGCCAGGAACCCCAAAGTACATAGCGAACAAGATCAAGTCTAAAGGATTACAAAAACTAAGATGGTTTTGTCAGATGTGCAACAAACAGTGCCGGGACGAAAATGGCTTCAAATGTCACACAATGTCTGAATCACATCAACGGCAACTGTTATTATTTGCAGACAACGCGGGGCGTTACCTGAGTGATTTCAGTTATGAATTCTCTAAGGGGTTTTTATTCCTATTGAAACGGCAGTTTGGTACTAAAAGAGTAAAAGCGAATAAAGTTTATCAGGAATACATTTCAGATCGAAACCATCTGCATATGAACGCCACTCAGTGGACAACTCTAACTGGATTTGTCAAATGGCTTGGGAAAACAG gtaagtGTGTGGTTGATGAGACAGATGAAGGATGGTTTATAACATACATTGACCGTGATCCAGCTACAATCGAACTTGAAGAAAAAATGAGAAGAAAAGAAAAAGCAGAAAAAGATGATAAAGAACGTGAAATGGACTTTTTACAACGTCAAATTCGAGAAGGCCAAAAAAAAGAATCTACAGAGAAACAACCCGAAGATGGCAATACGAAAGAGCTTATCAGGGAAGAAGATGAAAAAttgtctttaaatttaaaaattgatacttttaaaaaaccagCTGTTGctccaattaaaaatgttttaagtacAGCCGGCTCTGACCGTATGTCTATGATATCTAAATCAAGCAGTCGTAAATCTGAGAAACGAAAAATATCTGCTCTTGAAGAAATAATCCAAcaagaaactaaaaaaaagaattacatgaaaaaagattattggctattagaaaatattgtagtaaaaGTAACTACTAAAACCTTAGGTCTTGAATATTTAGGGAAAAAAGGCGTTGTTCTTAAAGTAATAGACAAATATGGTTgtatggtaaaattatttgatccaaaagtgaaattaaaattagatcaAAATCATGTTGAAACTGTTATACCAAATGTTGGTGGCAGAGTAATAGTAGTGAATGGTATGCATGTTGGACGAGAagcagaaataataaaaattgattcagATAATTTTTGTGTTGATATCAAGATCAAAAGTGGACCAGCTATTGGTAAAATCATAACACGTTTACCATTTGAAGATATTTGTAAACAACATATAGCGGAATTGTAG
- the LOC114121997 gene encoding nucleolar protein 58 isoform X1 translates to MLVLFETSAGYAIFKLLDENKLKNVSDLYSHFESPEATTKIIKLKHFQKFDDTTEALASAASLIEGKLCKSLKKVIKSHVNSSDSLMVADPKLGAAIKEKFNISCVSSSSAADLLRCIRSQFENLLVGLPKKDLTAMSLGLAHSLSRYKLKFSPDKIDTMIVQAIGLLDELDKEVNNYIMRCREWYGWHFPELGKILTDNLEYVKTIKTLGMRENAKSIDLSSILSPALEDQVKTAAEISMGTEIAEDDIQHIVQMCDEILDISTYRASLSDYLKSRMMAVAPNVTVLLGDLVGARMLAQGGSLVNVAKMPASTIQLCGAEKALFRALKKKHDTPKYGLIYHSSLVGRATAKVKGRMSRMLAAKVALAARFDAFGESETINLDLGTNHLANLEYKLRLMEEGSMTRISGTAKAKAKFEKYQVKREIVQYSAAADSTIPSNKRKIEDADIKEEYSEAAIKKDIKQEPEAQQPPKKKKKKNKDQTNGEDKSINNGADISVKSEQESILTEEQTPKSKKKKKKRELQEESVTEENVVENVPKKKKKSLVVDTSVTEVVTESGKKKKKNKSQIEETEAIENSPKKKKKSIVADTSVDEVVTESGKKKKKKKKDQ, encoded by the exons atgttgGTTCTATTCGAAACTTCAGCCGGATACGCTATATTTAAG TTACTTGacgaaaacaaattaaaaaatgtcagcGATCTGTACAGCCACTTCGAGTCACCAGAAGCaactacaaaaat tataaagctaaaacattttcaaaaatttgatgACACCACAGAAGCTTTAGCGTCAGCTGCTTCCTTAATTGAAGGAAAATTATGCAAATCCCTAAAGAAA GTTATTAAATCACATGTCAACAGTAGTGATTCATTAATGGTTGCTGACCCAAAACTTGGTGCAgctattaaagaaaaatttaatatcagttGTGTTTCAAGTTCTTCTGCAGCAGATTTATTACGATGCATTCGGTCtcagtttgaaaatttattggtTGGTCTTCCTAAAAAAGACTTAACTGCTATGTCCTTAGGTCTTGctcatag tttgtcACGATATAAGCTAAAATTTAGCCCAGATAAAATTGATACAATGATTGTTCAAGCAATTGGACTATTGGATGAACTTGATAAagaagtaaataattacattatgcGATGTAGAGAATGGTATGGTTGGCATTTCCCAGAGCTTGGAAAGATTCTTACAGACAATTTAGAATATgttaaaacaatcaaaacaCTTG GTATGAGAGAAAATGCCAAATCAATAGATTTATCTTCAATTTTAAGTCCTGCTTTAGAGGACCAAGTTAAGACTGCTGCAGAAATATCTATGGGAACTGAGATTGCTGAAGATGATATACAGCATATAGTACAAATGTGTGATGAG atattagatatatcCACTTACCGAGCATCGCTatctgattatttaaaatctcgaATGATGGCTGTAGCACCCAATGTAACTGTACTTCTTGGTGATCTAGTTGGAGCTAGAATGTTGGCTCAAGGAG GATCTTTAGTAAATGTTGCTAAAATGCCTGCATCCACGATTCAACTTTGTGGTGCTGAAAAAGCATTATTTAGAGCTTTGAAAAAGAAACACGATACACCTAAATATGGTCTTATTTATCATTCCAGCTTGGTTGGTCGAGCAACTGCTAAAGTTAAAGGAAGG ATGTCTCGTATGTTAGCAGCAAAAGTGGCTCTTGCTGCACGGTTTGATGCATTTGGCGAATctgaaacaattaatttagatttggGTACTAATCATTTGGctaatttagaatataaactTCGTCTTATGGAAGAAGGTTCTATGACAAGAATAAGTGGAACTGCTAAAGCAAAagctaaatttgaaaaatatcaagttaaaag AGAAATAGTACAGTATTCGGCTGCAGCTGATTCTACTATTCCTAgtaataaacgtaaaatagAAGACGCCGATATAAAAGAAGAATATTCAGAGGCTGCGATTAAAAAAGATATCAAACAAGAACCAGAAg CCCAACAACCTCcaaaaaagaagaagaagaaaaataagGATCAAACTAATGGTGAAGATAAATCCATTAATAATGGTGCGGATATTTCTGTTAAAAGTGAACAAGAATCGATATTAACTGAGG agcaAACACCAAAATCtaaaaagaagaagaagaagagaGAACTTCAAGAAGAGTCGGTAACAGAAGAGAATGTAGTTG AAAATGTACCtaaaaagaagaagaaatcACTTGTCGTTGATACTTCAGTTACTGAAGTAGTTA CTGAATcaggaaaaaagaaaaagaaaaataagagTCAAATAGAAGAAACTGAAGCTATTG aaaattctcccaaaaaaaaaaagaaatccaTTGTTGCTGATACTTCAGTCGATGAAGTAGTTA ctgAATCAGGtaaaaagaagaagaagaagaagaaagaTCAAtag